From Bordetella flabilis, the proteins below share one genomic window:
- a CDS encoding alpha/beta fold hydrolase produces MSTEINPQRRRFIDVAALGIAAAQLGIAGAAVAAPASAAPAARPNMARGAHTSFAPLKHIQAGVLDVAYAEAGPADGKPVLLMHGWPYDIYSYVDVAPILAAAGYRVIVPYLRGYGATRFLSADTPRNGQQAALAVDAIALMDALKIDQAIVAGYDWGARTVNIMAALWPERCKAMVSVSGYLIGSQELNRTPLPPKAELQWWYQFYFATERGQAGYQKYTRDFARLIWELASPQWAFDDATFERSASAFDNPDHVSVAIHNYRWRLGLAAGEARYDDLENKLARFPSIGVPTITMEGDANGAPHPPPSAYAKRFSARYEHRLITGGVGHNLPQEAPEAFAQAVIDADRF; encoded by the coding sequence ATGTCCACAGAGATCAATCCCCAAAGACGACGCTTTATCGACGTCGCTGCGCTCGGCATCGCGGCCGCCCAGCTGGGCATCGCGGGAGCCGCTGTCGCCGCGCCCGCAAGCGCGGCACCGGCGGCCAGGCCCAACATGGCCCGCGGCGCCCATACGTCCTTCGCGCCGCTCAAGCACATCCAGGCCGGCGTGCTCGACGTCGCCTACGCGGAAGCGGGTCCGGCGGATGGCAAACCCGTCCTCTTGATGCACGGGTGGCCCTACGATATCTACAGCTACGTCGACGTCGCGCCCATCCTGGCAGCCGCGGGCTACCGCGTCATCGTTCCCTACCTCCGGGGCTATGGCGCGACGCGCTTCCTGTCCGCGGATACCCCACGCAATGGTCAGCAGGCGGCGCTGGCCGTCGACGCGATTGCCTTGATGGACGCCTTGAAGATCGACCAGGCCATCGTCGCCGGTTATGACTGGGGCGCCCGCACCGTGAATATCATGGCCGCGCTCTGGCCGGAACGATGCAAGGCCATGGTGTCCGTCAGCGGCTATCTGATCGGTAGCCAGGAACTGAACAGGACGCCGCTGCCGCCGAAGGCCGAACTCCAGTGGTGGTATCAGTTCTACTTCGCCACCGAACGCGGACAGGCGGGCTACCAGAAGTACACCCGCGATTTTGCCCGGCTTATCTGGGAACTCGCATCGCCCCAGTGGGCGTTCGATGACGCCACCTTCGAGCGGTCCGCATCGGCCTTCGATAACCCGGACCACGTCAGCGTCGCGATACACAACTATCGCTGGCGGCTGGGCCTGGCCGCCGGGGAAGCTCGCTACGACGATCTGGAGAATAAGCTGGCACGGTTTCCGTCGATCGGCGTGCCGACGATCACCATGGAGGGCGACGCCAATGGCGCCCCGCATCCGCCTCCCAGCGCATACGCGAAGAGGTTCTCCGCCCGGTATGAACACCGGCTGATTACCGGCGGCGTCGGGCACAACCTGCCGCAGGAAGCACCGGAGGCCTTTGCCCAGGCCGTTATCGACGCCGACCGGTTCTGA